The sequence below is a genomic window from Bombus fervidus isolate BK054 chromosome 2, iyBomFerv1, whole genome shotgun sequence.
CGAATGCACGTGACATTACATATTTTCTTGTCATTACTATGGAGTGTTTATATCGactgttacgccacgaggctttttagagatcgtatttccaaccgtcgctcgcggtcctccagcgtcgcagatatacCCTCTTATGTGCCCGACGGAAAACAcacattgtatcgacgaacgcatacttgtcaccaagcaacgagttctggaaccgtcgatctcggaccgttattttataaacaaagaagccggcctgcgtgatcatcggcgcgtgcggtggcgtgatccgagcatatgggggggtcgtctccccgaaagacaaagaatcgaaatctgtaaccgatcagtctcattcgacaaCTCTAACCGAACAGTCGCATCTGAACAGTCTCATTAAATATTCACGCAGCTTACCTCAAAAATCGGATCGAATCTTTGTAAATCATTAACTGTACCTATCACAAAACAATTAGTGACGATTCTActcttattcaatttattgttaaaaatacatgctatattaatctgttaacacagtgttaatttcaattaaccacccctgttatcctaatcgaaacacggggaacgactaattcgcggcgtcgattagccgaatcgtagcgagaatttacgcctctcgctgacgcgttttcctcgcgaccgcgtctctccgcgaacggtcgtaacatttggtccttcgagccggattcAGTGGTAAGTGAAAAGTGCACACCAGTGACACCCACTACCAGACAGTGCCACGTGAATCCAACATAACCAGCAGCGGAAGCGTTACCACCCCAGCGAAGTCAGTACCGCCAGGGCCGTCAATCCTGAGGAGGAAAAACCCGGTGATTGAAGAACGCAATCACAGAACTTCACGCCAACAACACACGGTGACGAGCAACAGTAAATTCACAGCCAGAAGGTAAGCTCGTTCATTGCATTGTCTTTACAAACCGCTATAAAAATGGAAACCACCGACCATATTGCCAACTTGCGCCGGAGACGAGGTTACCAAATTGGTCGATTTACTACCGCATCCAAACGACTCGACGAATACGAACAATGCGATCAAAAGGACAAGTCCAGTTTACCTGTCCACCAGGCATGGGTCGAAGACGCGTGGAAACAATATCGACTATTGCAAGACCAGCTAGAAGATTTAGGCGAGGAGGCAAACCCACGCGATCCCGAACTTGAATCAACATATTTCAATCTGATAGTACGAATATCCAAGCTCATGACCAATACACCCGCATCAACGTCGACACCGCCAATTCGCGACTCATCCAATATCGCCGAGCCGGCTGCGATTAAACTACCAGAAATGCACCTATCCACGTTCGACGGGACAATGGAAAATTGGCATTCTTTTTATGATTCATTCTTATCCACAATTGATCGAAGCGAACAATTGACACCCGTCCAAAAATTCCAGTACCTTCGAACATCGTTGACTGGAAAAGCCGCGCGGACTATCCAATCGTTGGACACTACAGAACTAAATTATCCGATTGCTCTCGATactcttaaaaataaatttgactgCCACCGTCAGGTTTGCATGCGCCATTGGGATCTGATACTTGATTATCCGGAAATAACCGTAGAGACACCCGAAGCAATAGACGACTTTATCGAAACAGTTCAGATTAATCTTCAAGCCTTAGAAAGACTAGGTGAACCAATTACCTCAAACGTAGTTCTGCTCAGATTATTCACCTGGAAACTACCATCAACCATCATCCATAAATGGCAACGCACTCTGCCTGACAAAAGGATGCCGTCATACACACACTTACTAGAATTTCTGAAAACACGAACAAACGGGGATAGAATAAGCTACACCAAAATCGTAAAAAAGAGGGCATCCGATTCACATAATCGGCAACGACAAACCGCGCCGCGAACCCACACATTCATCACTACACAGAGAACGTTGGTGTGTCCTACTTGCCAAGGATCACACGAAATTTGGAATTGCAATGTCTTCAAGGCAAAATCAATCAAAAATCGCATTGAAACCGCCAAAAGAGCATCGCTCTGTACCAATTGCTTGAGTAAAGGTCATTCCGTGGCTCAATGTTCCGCCGGTTCATGTCGCATATGCGGACTGCGACATCACACGTATCTTCATCGAGATCAGAGTTCTGAGAAATCACGATCATCTAGCAGTCAATCATCGAGCAGTCATTCGTCGAGCGACCGATCATCAGGCAGACGATCACCACCTAGTTCTCCGACACCGCGTTCCTCGCGTCATTCGAAACGATCCGAATCATCTCCCCGACCATCGCCTCGATCATCTCGCCGATCATCGCCTCGATCATCTCGCCGATCATCGCCTCGATCACCTCGCCGATCGTTTCCTCCGTCGTCACGCCGAGCGTCTCCTCCAACATCTGGCCGATCATCTCCCAGAACTTCTCCCAAACGCGAGTCCCGCTCGATACGAACAAGGGAGACCGAATCAAATTTAACGCCGAATCCTCAACGACAAGGGAGACAATGACTAAATCAGACGTCATTATTAGGGACCGAATCGCACAAAGCGGATTCAAGAACCTCGCTTCTATCCGAACCATCATATCACGATCTGTTAGTGACAGCGCAGGTTAAGATTCTGGACGACAAGGCTCAACCAGTCCGTTGTAGAGCTCTGCTAGACACCGGCTCTAGCATGAATTTCATTACCGAGAAACTGGCAAAAACATTGAAACTCGGTCAACAGAAATGTTCGGTCCCAATCGGAGCCCTAAACGCGTTATCGACGACATCGAAACATTACATCACGGCTACAATCACTTCGATCGACGGCACATACGAACGTACACTGACGTTCCTTATTATACCCACCATATCGACTTGGGTCCCAGATCAGCCCGTAGACCGCTCAATAATACAAATTCCACGGAATCTACAACTAGCCGATCCAAGATTCCATATACCTGCCCCGATCGAAATTATATTGAGCGCCGGACCAACACTAGCATCACTCTGTGTCGGCCAACTTGACATTAGTCACTCAAACGGGCCTGACTTGCGTCTGCAAAAAACGAGATTCGGATGGGTCATCGGGGGGAGCCCAACCTCGCAATCAGCAGCGCACACGTTTCACGCCTCTACGGCGGCCCTACAGGCGGACCTCGCCCGTTTTTGGGAGATCGACGAAGGACCGCTCATTTCACACATCTCAGAGGCGGAACGACAGTGCGAGGAACATTTCCGTAAGCACGTTCAACGCACCGACGAAGGGCGATACATTGTCGCTCTCCCATTTAACAACACGACTTCGTCGCTTGGATCTTCTAAAGCCATAGCGATGAAACGTCTCACATCCCTCAGCCGCAGGTTCCAGCGAGATAAACAATTCGAAGCCGATTATCATGCCGTAATAAAGGAATATCTCGAATTAGGACACATGACGAGAGTCACTACGGACCGTGCTATCGATGACGGATATTTTCTGCCCCATCACGGCGTAATCAAGGAGTCCAGCCAAACTACGAAGCTCCGGGTCGTGTTCGACGGATCTGCACCAACCACCACCGGAGCTTCTTTGAACGATATACTGCATACGGGACCAAAACTACAGGAGGATCTATTCTACATTCTCCTGAGATTCCGTTCTCACCAATACGTCCTTACAGGCGATGTCGAAAAAATGTATCGACAATTTCTTGTGCGGCCAGAGGATCGAAAATTCCAACAAATTTTGTGGCGTAACACCAAAGGAGAAGTTGACACCTATCAACTCAATACACTGACGTTTGGGCTTTCAGCAGCCCCATATCTAGCCATTCGGTGCCTCAAACAATTGGCAGACGACGAAGGACATCGATATCCACGAGCGGCAGCAATTCTACAACGAGATTTTTACGTCGACGATGTTCTCACAGGAGTTGATACAAAGGACGAGGCACGATCACTAAGAATAGAGCTCACAGAGCTGCTTAAATTAGCCGgtttaaatattcgaaaatggGCGTCGAATAGCCGGGAACTGTTAAACGGACTTCCCGAACAGGACATAAACGACAAGCTTCTCCTCGGCGAATCTCAAACTGTAAAAACCCTGGGTGTTGTTTGGAATTCATCTGATGATTCCATCCTGTATTCCGTCAAAATCAATCCCATCACCCCTCAAATCACGAAAAGAATAATCAGCTCTGAAATCGCCAAGATTTACGACCCTCTTGGATTGCTATCACCAGTAATCGTTCGAGCTAAGATGCTGCTTCAACGAATCTGGACATTGAAAATCGATTGGGACGAGTCGCTTCCGGCCGACGTACACACAGAGTGGCGCAAATATTATACGCAATTACCATTATTGAATAACATAAGGTTTCCACGCAAAACCATAATCAAATCCGCAGCTGAAATCGAGTTACATGGATTTTGTGACGCCAGCGAGAAGGCGTATGGGGCATGTATTTACCTTCGCACGATCACTCCCGATGGCCATGTCTGGATACGACTCCTCACTGCGAAGTCAAAGGTAGCTCCACTCAAATCACTAACCATCCCAAGACTGGAACTGAGTGGAGCACTTCTTCTCACATCACTGACGACCACAGTACGTCAAGCGTTACAAAATAACATCTCTCGCACCGTTTACTGGACGGACTCCACCATCGTCCTTCATTGGATTAATACATCACCCCATACGCTGAAAACATTCGTCGCCAATCGAGTATCAGACATTCAAAATAAGACTCACACCTCAGATTGGCGTCACATTCCCACCGCGGACAACCCTGCTGATCTCATATCTCGAGGTCAATTACCCGAGGATTTTCTGCGATCAACGATTTGGCAACATGGACCGGAGTGGCTCCAACAACCTGAAGAACGCTGGCCGACATGGAACC
It includes:
- the LOC139998012 gene encoding uncharacterized protein, giving the protein METTDHIANLRRRRGYQIGRFTTASKRLDEYEQCDQKDKSSLPVHQAWVEDAWKQYRLLQDQLEDLGEEANPRDPELESTYFNLIVRISKLMTNTPASTSTPPIRDSSNIAEPAAIKLPEMHLSTFDGTMENWHSFYDSFLSTIDRSEQLTPVQKFQYLRTSLTGKAARTIQSLDTTELNYPIALDTLKNKFDCHRQVCMRHWDLILDYPEITVETPEAIDDFIETVQINLQALERLGEPITSNVVLLRLFTWKLPSTIIHKWQRTLPDKRMPSYTHLLEFLKTRTNGDRISYTKIVKKRASDSHNRQRQTAPRTHTFITTQRTLVCPTCQGSHEIWNCNVFKAKSIKNRIETAKRASLCTNCLSKGHSVAQCSAGSCRICGLRHHTYLHRDQSSEKSRSSSSQSSSSHSSSDRSSGRRSPPSSPTPRTESHKADSRTSLLSEPSYHDLLVTAQVKILDDKAQPVRCRALLDTGSSMNFITEKLAKTLKLGQQKCSVPIGALNALSTTSKHYITATITSIDGTYERTLTFLIIPTISTWVPDQPVDRSIIQIPRNLQLADPRFHIPAPIEIILSAGPTLASLCVGQLDISHSNGPDLRLQKTRFGWVIGGSPTSQSAAHTFHASTAALQADLARFWEIDEGPLISHISEAERQCEEHFRKHVQRTDEGRYIVALPFNNTTSSLGSSKAIAMKRLTSLSRRFQRDKQFEADYHAVIKEYLELGHMTRVTTDRAIDDGYFLPHHGVIKESSQTTKLRVVFDGSAPTTTGASLNDILHTGPKLQEDLFYILLRFRSHQYVLTGDVEKMYRQFLVRPEDRKFQQILWRNTKGEVDTYQLNTLTFGLSAAPYLAIRCLKQLADDEGHRYPRAAAILQRDFYVDDVLTGVDTKDEARSLRIELTELLKLAGLNIRKWASNSRELLNGLPEQDINDKLLLGESQTVKTLGVVWNSSDDSILYSVKINPITPQITKRIISSEIAKIYDPLGLLSPVIVRAKMLLQRIWTLKIDWDESLPADVHTEWRKYYTQLPLLNNIRFPRKTIIKSAAEIELHGFCDASEKAYGACIYLRTITPDGHVWIRLLTAKSKVAPLKSLTIPRLELSGALLLTSLTTTVRQALQNNISRTVYWTDSTIVLHWINTSPHTLKTFVANRVSDIQNKTHTSDWRHIPTADNPADLISRGQLPEDFLRSTIWQHGPEWLQQPEERWPTWNPVPLTEIPEQKKATCLSLIPADHSLLERFSSWPKLIRVIARCLRWRQKQDRGSPLTTHDLTIAHNRLITLLQLCYFSDELHNLQTNRNSTVKGKLQRLNPFLDKDGMLRVGGRLSHSTLPFNQKHPIILPKSFVTSLIIEHEHLINLHSGIQATLYSLRRSYWPIDGRSQVWSTLKKCVRCCRTNPPPVDYIMGDLPAARITESRPFTNVGIDYCGPFYVKERKDRNRRKIKVYVSIFVCLAVKAVHIELVSDLTSEAFIAALRRFIARRGFCTTIYSDNGTNFVGANNELRELRNLLRSDDHKVRVQSFLADRRIEWRFIPPNSPHFGGLWEAAVKSFKRHLRRVAGNELLTFENLNTLIIEIESILNSRPLTPISTDPNDLLVLTPGHFLIGDALTGLRERDFTDTPTNHLSSWQHIQKIKQHFWQRWHREYLNELNIRNKWSKGSHGIREGSIVLLREDNVPPMQWPLGRIIKVQPGADGIIRTATVRTATSTLDRSVKRMVPLPSRSPTDDSETPNSYDV